The sequence below is a genomic window from Lolium perenne isolate Kyuss_39 chromosome 4, Kyuss_2.0, whole genome shotgun sequence.
TGTTCATTTTCCAAAGGACACAAGGATCCCAATTTCATTACGAAATAGTACATAATCTAAAGGTAGAACAACAGACAAATGTGTTAGGCATAAAACCAACCAAATAAATGTCCTCATTCATAAATCTTCAGTGGAAAAGCAAAAGAAAGTTGTAAGTTTTAAAGAGGAGTGCCATGACGGTAATTGTGCTAAGGAAAATAATATATACATGATAGTGTCAACTGCCGGTTTGTTAAGCTATTTTCGAAAAGGGTTCAGACAAGAACTACGATTACATGTAGGAAGGAAGCAAAATTAGTATAAACAGAACATACATGCGAAGGAGGTATGCGTTTTCCACTTAAAAGGTCGAGTAGTACAGTGCCAAAGCTGAATATGACACTTTCCGGTGTGACTCTTCCTGAAAAAGTAAGAGATTGCCATGAAAGAAGTTAGTTTAGTGGCAAAGTGGAATATGCCCCTTTCCAATGTGGCTATTACATAGAAAGCAAAAAAAAACACCAGGAAAAGAATAACCGAAGCAAAACAATATGTCTTTCCCTTAGAATAATTCCATATCATATTAGATATGCTAGACTAATTTTATGAACTTAGTTTTTAGTCACCTACGCATGTTTGTAGTTGACTTTGTATTTATTGACAATCAATCAGAACTCACGTCAGCTTCTTAAAAAAGAGTTTAGTAATTTAACAAGATAAGCCAGTCTAGAGGGGTATCCAATTATTGTACAAGTCCTTATTCTGTTTTAAGAGGTTAATATCTTTATTCTATTAATCCTGAATAAGCAATCAAAATAAGAAACTTCTGCCACAAAGAAAAGCAAAGCAAGAGCTCACGTGCAATGAAGAAAAGAATGAAGTGTAATCACTAAATGGTAGCTAGATAATATTCAGGAGAAGAAAAATTCAAGTACTAGTCCGATTGTGAGCACATACCATTTCTCAAGTATTCCGGAGGAGTGTATGCAAGGTTTGTGCTATAACTTTTCCCATCTCTGCTGTTTTTCATCAAACCAAAGCATGAAAGACGAGGATCACCATTCTGCAGATAACCATATTAGTAATTTTGCTCGCAGAGATAGAGAGCCGTGCCTATGACTGTTTAATGCAACCAAGAAGTGCTTTAGCTTTTCATGTGGTGCTAATCAAGTAAATCATTTTTCGAACGAAGTATACATCAACTAAACATCATACAGCTTGAGTAAAAAAAGATTGTTCTCAGGAGTGAACTTATCATTTTCATGAACATCTGCAATGTAAGAGTTTGACATTTCCATATAGAGATGTTTTTACCAACCACTAGAGGTAAAATAGTTGGCAACAACCACCTCTATCATCAGCTGGCAAACATCCAAACAACTACCAGAAGCAGCATATCCATGTTGGCAGAGTACTCCAAGCTAAATGGAATTGTTAAATGCACTTCCCAGTTCCCATAGATGCATAACAAGAGAAGCCTTTCTAGAGATTTAGAAAACATCCCTTACTTAACCAGACGAGGCAATAATTAATTGCTAGGTAGATAAATTGTTCTCTATATAACGGCAGAACAAAACGAAGCCTAAAGAGTAATTGGCTGCTTACCTCATCAAAAAGAACCCTATAAGCATTTAGGTCATGATATAAAGGTCTACCCTCGTTGCTGCAATAGTCCAGCGCTTCAGCAATGTGGTACGAAACTCTAAGACGCATTGCCCATTCAATAGTCTGGTTTTCCCCTGCAGAAGAGCGAAAGCAGTATCATGGAAGTGAACTGAAATGTAATTTTCGTAAATGGCAAAGCAATCAAGGTTAGGAAAAGAAGCTATCACATGCATGTTTGTATGGGTTAAGATAATACAGTACTGATATCGGTAGCCTAAATTCAGGGTTACCAAAGAGACACCATAAATAGCACATAAATAGCTGTAACTACATTGGCCATGACCACAGTGATTTCACTGTGGCAGGACCCTCCACATTGGAATATGCCCTGAATCCAAAACTAAAAGCATAAGCAGGCATGTAATAAATTATGGCACGAGTTTAGGGAACTTGTGCCTTAATTGGCCCCAATCGACGATTCAAGTACGTATGACAGCCACAAAAGAATAGGAATGGCATATAGCAAATAGCTGTCCTAATGATTCGTTGGGTACACCAAATGCAGTATGGTGGTATGCGCCAGCAGTCTAATTTGTCACTTTTGCCAGGTTCCCATCCTAATCAGGAACTAGAAGTGAAAATAACTTGGCAAGATCAATTTACCAAAAATGACCACGCAGAAACGACGAGAAATTCAGAAACCGAGCTCTCAGAATTGCTCCAACAGCTGACGGATTGATCACCACCGAAAAAGAAAGGGGCAAACTTACAGTGGAAGAGGTGCTTGGCGAGGGTGTCGTTGGGCATGAACTCGGCGACGAGCAGGCGCTCGTCCCCGTCGCAGCAGTATCCGATGAGGTTGGCGAGCCGCCGGTGCCTGAGCTTGCCCACGCCCCTGGCCTCCTCCTGCGAACCACAGAAAGCAATCCGTTAAGCAGGGGTTAGGGAATTTATTCCGCGCGCGGGTAACAGAACAGAAAAAAGACAGGTTCTTTGGGATCGGGGGCGTACCGCGAACTGCTTGGGATCGGGCCACGCCATCTTGGTGAACTTCTTGACGGCGATCGCGCGGCGGGCGCCGCCCTGGCCCTGCAGGCGGCCCCTGTAGACGAAATTGGGCGCCTTCTCGCCGCTCTCGGAGACGATGTTGTCCGCCGCGAAGCCGCCCGTGGCCGCGCGCAGCTCCGCCAGGGAGAACTCGGCGAACGGCGCCACCTGCCCTCGGGCGCCGGCGGCcgaggaggacggcggcggcggcggcgcggcctggtGCGGGTTGGCGGCGAAGGACGGGCGGCCGGGTGGCGGCGCCCCCGGCGCGGACGGCCTCCCCGGCGGCTTCTCCGGGTGGGTCACCGCCCGCAGCGAGGAGCGACAGCAGCCCATACGGGTGGCCTCGACGGCCGGCGTGCGGAAGGTGGGCGAGGGAGCAGGAGGAGCAGAGGAAGAGGGAAGTGCTCCCCCGTGGTTTAATGGTTTTGTTCCGGCTTTGCGGGTTGGTTGCCTTTAGCGCTCGAGCATTTGTACCCGACGCGACGTCGTCTCGTCTGGGTTTCTTTCTCGATGGATGCCGCCGGCGGGCGTGCGGCCGCGGCTTTGCTTTGCTTGCGTGGGGATCTGTGGATCTATCTAGCCAGCCATCAATCAAATTCCTGCTGCCCCTATGTGCTTGCGTCGCTGTCTACGGCGAGGCCTTGTTCACATCTCAGCAAATCGACGTGGTCTGATGAGTATATATGCGAGATGCTTGACGATTGCTAGTTGAGGCCAGGCTGCGATCATTATTGGGTTCCTTTTTTTCCTCCTCCCTGCCTGTTTTCCCACTTTGAGCATTCTGATAAGGATTCACACCACTGTTTTACTACTAGGACACCGGCAACGGTAAATTTTCTTTAAATCACTTCCATTTTTTCATCACTACTAATTTCTTTCCATTTCGTGTGTAATTACATGTACTGTATGCAAGTAAACTATTTGTTCTATAGTATATTTTGTTAGCGTCAAAGGTATATCAACCTTTTTTTTTCATGTCACGTGTGTGTGCTTATGGCCCACTCTCCGCCGCACGGGTTTGCCAC
It includes:
- the LOC127297187 gene encoding serine/threonine-protein kinase BSK1-2 codes for the protein MGCCRSSLRAVTHPEKPPGRPSAPGAPPPGRPSFAANPHQAAPPPPPSSSAAGARGQVAPFAEFSLAELRAATGGFAADNIVSESGEKAPNFVYRGRLQGQGGARRAIAVKKFTKMAWPDPKQFAEEARGVGKLRHRRLANLIGYCCDGDERLLVAEFMPNDTLAKHLFHWENQTIEWAMRLRVSYHIAEALDYCSNEGRPLYHDLNAYRVLFDENGDPRLSCFGLMKNSRDGKSYSTNLAYTPPEYLRNGRVTPESVIFSFGTVLLDLLSGKRIPPSHALDMMRGNNLQVLMDSHLEGNYSTEEATALVDLATQCLQYEPRDRPNTKKLVTILEPLQTKLEVPSYEMLGIPKIEEEAPPSPPPPPPAPQHPVSPLAEACSRMDLTAIQQILLTTHYRDDEGSNELSFQEWTQQMRDMLDARKHGDLAFRDKDFKTAIECYTQFADVGTMVSPTVFARRSLCHLMCDQPDAALRDAMQAQCILPDWPTAFYMQAVALSKLNMQSDAKDMLSEASQLEEKKQKNPR